A genome region from Clostridia bacterium includes the following:
- a CDS encoding MFS transporter encodes MRLIVGIATFFDAFDAVSIAYVLPVIIPLWKIAPTHVGLLISVGYVGQILGAFFFGWFAERSGRLKSLTLSVAILGIMSFLCAVSWNYVSLLVFRFIQGFGLGGEVPVAAAYINELSKAKGRGKFVLLYELIFVVGLVMAALLGYWVVPHLGWHYMFLIGGAPALVIPLFLRFLPESPRWLANHGRIDEAEKLVTDLERIMSRNGQVELPPVQEATVTLAEKPTSWRELFQGIYLRRTLTVWVIWFGAYFVTYGLTTWLPALYSSVFKLPLQQSLLYSLITSVAGFIGAFICALLIDTVGRKAWFTMAFLGGALFMFALWQTGARTPQIVVTYASLSYLFISSISLALYLYSPEIYPTRMRALGSSIGSAWLRVASAIGPYVVGVVVSSYSLSLAFAIFGLVALIAAVITGMFAVETKGKVLEEISP; translated from the coding sequence ATGCGCTTGATTGTGGGCATTGCTACCTTCTTTGACGCTTTCGATGCAGTAAGCATCGCCTACGTATTACCGGTAATTATCCCCCTGTGGAAGATAGCCCCCACGCACGTCGGCCTTTTAATATCCGTTGGTTACGTAGGTCAGATCCTTGGCGCATTCTTCTTTGGCTGGTTTGCGGAAAGATCTGGGCGTCTCAAGTCCCTCACTCTTTCAGTAGCAATACTGGGCATTATGTCCTTTCTCTGTGCTGTATCCTGGAACTATGTTTCCCTCCTTGTCTTCAGATTTATCCAGGGGTTCGGCCTCGGTGGAGAAGTGCCGGTGGCCGCAGCTTATATCAACGAATTGAGTAAGGCCAAGGGCCGTGGTAAGTTTGTTCTTCTGTATGAGCTCATCTTTGTTGTTGGTCTAGTAATGGCGGCACTGCTCGGCTATTGGGTAGTCCCTCACCTAGGCTGGCACTATATGTTCTTGATTGGCGGTGCTCCTGCCCTGGTGATCCCCCTTTTCCTTCGTTTTCTCCCAGAATCGCCACGTTGGCTGGCTAACCATGGTCGTATTGACGAAGCGGAAAAACTAGTTACGGATCTCGAACGTATTATGAGCCGAAACGGTCAGGTCGAGCTACCCCCCGTACAAGAGGCTACCGTAACGCTGGCAGAAAAACCTACGAGCTGGAGAGAGCTTTTTCAAGGTATCTATCTGCGTAGAACCCTGACCGTTTGGGTGATTTGGTTTGGCGCTTATTTCGTCACCTACGGCCTAACCACTTGGTTACCCGCGCTTTATTCTTCAGTCTTCAAACTGCCCTTACAGCAATCTCTGCTTTACAGCCTGATCACTAGCGTCGCAGGCTTCATTGGAGCATTTATCTGCGCCCTGCTAATTGATACCGTAGGACGCAAAGCATGGTTTACTATGGCCTTCCTGGGCGGTGCCCTCTTTATGTTTGCTCTCTGGCAGACGGGGGCTCGCACCCCGCAGATTGTGGTGACCTATGCCTCTTTAAGCTATCTGTTCATTTCTTCAATTTCGCTGGCTCTATATCTGTACAGCCCGGAGATTTATCCTACCCGCATGCGGGCCTTGGGTAGCAGCATCGGCAGCGCTTGGTTGCGCGTCGCTTCAGCTATCGGCCCCTACGTGGTAGGCGTTGTTGTCTCGAGTTACTCGTTATCTTTAGCGTTTGCCATCTTCGGTCTAGTGGCCT